The genomic region CCAACACCACCAACACCACCAACACCACCAACACCACCAACACCACCAACACTACCAACAACCCCAACACCAGTAACTCCAGCAGCACCATCCGAACAAACAACAACACCTGAAGCAGCAACAGCAGCATCTAATCCAGGCGCGTCAGCCTCAGAAACACCAGCATCTAATCCAGGCGCATCAGCCTCATCAACACCATCAACACCAGCAGCAGCATCTAACCCAGGCGCATCAGCCTCATCAACACCATCAACAGCATCTAACCCAAGCGCACCAGCCTCATCAACAGTACAACCAACACAAGTACAACCGGCAGCACCAGCGGCACCAGCAGCAGTACCAGCACAACCAGCAAATTCTAATGGAAGTATTACCACACGAGCAGAAAGTGAAGAAGATATTCCTGCCGATGATTTTGAATTAGACAATTTATACAAATCTTACTTGCAACGAATTGATGGAAATAATACTGaattcataaattttataaaatctaaaaaagaattaataaaagCATTAACACCTGAAAAAGTTAATCAATTATATCTTGAAATCGCACACTTAAAGGAATTATCAGAGCATTATTATGATcgttattataaatataaattaaaattagaAAGATTATATGAAAAGCATGAACAAATTCAAGTAAGCAATCGACAAATTAGAGAACTTAGTATATTAAAAGCACgattattaaaaagaaaacaaaatattaatggaatattttatatattaagtGGTTATGTAAATTTCTTTAACAAAAGAAGAGAAGCTGATAAACAGTATGTAGATAatgcattaaaaaataatgatatgtTATTGAAATACTACAAAGCTCGTATTAAATACTTTACCTCTGAAGCTGTTCCTTTAAAAACATTAACTAAAGCATCACTTGACAGAGAAACCAACTACTTGAAAATCGAAAAATTCAGAGCATACAGTCGATTAGAATtaagatttaaaaaaaatattaatttaggAAAGGAAAAAATTTCATATGTATCAGGAGGTTTGTATCACGTATTTGAAGAATTTAAGgaacttttaaaaaataaaaattataccGGAAAAACCAACCCTGATACTGTTCCTGAAGTTACCAATGCATTCGAACAATATAAAGAATTGCTTCCAAAGGGAGTAACAGCTTCAGCTTCACCTGCTGCAGCTACAACACCCACATCAGCTGACGCAGCAACACAACGAGCAACACCAGAATCGAGATCAGGATCAGGATCGGGATCAGGATCAGTAGTATCATCGACACCAGAAGAAGTAGCAAGATCAGGATCAGGAGAAAATGCAGTGGTAAGTGGAAGCAGTGTTGATGATAATGATGACGATGATATAGATCAAATTGCAAGTGGTCAATCCGAAAATGcacaagaaaaaaatattcttgaggcatttaaaaatgaaagtgAGTATTTATACGCAAGAAGCTTAGgtattacatataaatcATTAAAGAAACACATGATAAGAGAATTTTCAACAATTAAAGAAGACATGACAACTggattaaataataaattacaaaaaagaaatgatTTCCTTGAAGTATTAAATCATGAATTGGATCTATTCAAAGATTTAAGTACCAACAAATATGTTATTAGAAACCCATACCAATTATtagataatgataaaaaagacaaacaaatagtaaatttaaaatatgctGCTAAAGGTGTAAATGAAGATATAGAAACAACTGCTGACGGAATTAAATTCTTTAACAAAATGATTgaattatacaaaattcAATTAGCTGCAGTAAAAGAACAAATTGATGCCATAGAAGCTGCTACTACCGataaagatgaaaaaaagaaatatgtTCCAATCTTTGAAGATCTTAAAGGATTATATGAAACCATATTAGGTCAATCAGAAGAATATATAGAAGTATTACAAAATAGACTTGatagttataaaaatgaaaagactgaatttgaaattttaacgaaaaatttagaaacatacataaaaattgaCGAAAAACTTGAAAATTTCGTAGAAAATgcagaaaataataaacacaTAGCCTCAATAGCTTTAAATAACTTAAATAAATCTGGTTTGGTAGGAGAAGGCgaatcgaaaaaaatattagcaAAAATGCTTAATATGGATAGCATGGATTTATTAGGTATAGACCCTAAGCATGTATGTATTAATACAAGAGATATTCCTGCAAATGCTGGATGTTTTAGATATGATAATGGTAATGAAGAATGGAGATGTTTATTAggttacaaaaaaaataataatacatgtATAGAAGATAGCAATCCTACTTGTGGAAACAACAATGGTGGATGTGATCCAACTGCTGGTTGTCAAACTGCGGAAAATAGGGAAAAttccaaaaaaattatatgtacTTGTAAAGAACCAACCCCTAATGCATATTATGATGGTGTATTCTGTAGCTCTTCCAGCTTTATGGGATtgtcaattttattaattatcacattaattgtatttaatatattttaaataaattattgaaatatttgttggattttatttttttcctatatatattttaaaagttGTATAATGcatttgaaatatatattctggcgtaaattgtatatttttaatatataaaaaaaaatatatataatttttaataaatatttttaaataaacatatgtatatagtGTTAGGAAATTTTGTATGactttaaaatatgatactattttttttaaaatgcatatatatatatatatatatatatatatatatatatatatatatatgtatatataagtaATGAGCTtatgaaattttttttaaatgtatagtaaattaatttatttttattttttatacaatatatatgtatgtgtgttcttttttactattattttatatacatgtaaaataaatatttttttttttttaacttcaaatatttagtaacttttttatttaaagaatagaaatattttattttattcacattctacaattatttatttttctttatgaAATTTTAAATCCGCATAAGTGAAAATTTACTAAATCGAAATacttaaattatttaaagggtttaaaaaaagttgtATATGTTTTGTATAACAAGCTTGGGGAAATATTGTTGTTATATAGCTTTGTATGAGTAAACATCATaatattgtattattatccattttgttgtattataaatacaaacaacaaaatataataataacaataataaacagATATTATTGTCGTGTAAGACCGTGAATTATGTAGTGAATTAAATCACTAGTTAAAGgaatattattagtatttgcaaaaaattaaattaaaaaatatttttactaaaAGTTTCTCAATTTAAGGaatattactatttaaattaattaaacaacgatcataataattaaaattttctgccaaaaaaaaaaaataaaataattatactAAAACAAAGACAGTGcgtgtgaaaaaaaaaacatttttaaatgagttataatatttatatataaaaaaagtgataATTAGCCAACCCAAtcaataaaattgtatccttcataaaaaaaatttgggAGGTAATAGTGTTATGAAAAACGTTTGTACatgttaaaataataataaaatgaatatgaaaaaaaaataaataatatatattatattaattaaacaacgtgataaaataatataagaaaGCATTCAATGGaataaatatcaaaatatgaataatgttagaaataagtataaattaagtaatgaaaaaaaagaaaaatacaatgatgttgaaaatatgtgtaacaatataaaagaaatgaGTTATGAATCTTGTGATCCATACAATGAAGACATGAATAATGAAAAGGAGAGTAACAATGTTAATACAAATActcaattttttaacaaagaGAAACGGAATATAAAAGTTAGCgaatataacaataaaaataaaaacatatatactaataaaagtaaatataaaagctATACATATCATAATTATGTTGAAAAAggtaatattaataataatgatagcaataaaaattatgtaaataaaatggataTAGTGGAAAATAATCGCTTTACAAATAAAAGTGATGGACATAacgataaaaaaaagtatatatataataagcgattttataataattataacatGAATAATAgcgaaaaatattatagtaataaaaataaagaagaaaataagcatataaaaaattcttatagaagaaataattattataatagaaattcaaatcaaaataattttaatcaTAATTTAAACATAGATATtgataaacaaaatagtaaaaatatacgaTATAGGAATAATGAATATggtaattattataataacgAAAACAcatttagaaaaattaataaaaaaaatgataatatagaTGATAGCCGTTTTAGTAACATATCTAAACATAAGACACttgacaaaaataataaattttcattatcaaattattatgaaaatataaaatcaGAAGAACAtttcaatttaaaaaatactgataaaaattttgatgacaattatgaatataataacaataggGTACAATTAAATCCTCCTGATCATAtggaacaaaataataattttttgtttcaaacaaaaaataaaaattttataaacgAATATAACGACACATCCCAAacaaattatgaaaattgtCAGAATTCTGAAAATAACGAAaactataaaaatgaatcatCTAAACAAAATTCAAGGAAAAACAGCGAATCTTTCAAAACACCAAATAAAGAATCTTATCAAATAATGGAAAATGTCAATGGGAATATATTAGAGGGTTTAAATAAAGACAAAAATGGTAATACAAATgaagatttaaaaaaattaaaaagagaagaagagaaaaaaaaagtaaagaATTGGAAACC from Plasmodium berghei ANKA genome assembly, chromosome: 8 harbors:
- a CDS encoding zinc finger protein, putative, which codes for MNNVRNKYKLSNEKKEKYNDVENMCNNIKEMSYESCDPYNEDMNNEKESNNVNTNTQFFNKEKRNIKVSEYNNKNKNIYTNKSKYKSYTYHNYVEKGNINNNDSNKNYVNKMDIVENNRFTNKSDGHNDKKKYIYNKRFYNNYNMNNSEKYYSNKNKEENKHIKNSYRRNNYYNRNSNQNNFNHNLNIDIDKQNSKNIRYRNNEYGNYYNNENTFRKINKKNDNIDDSRFSNISKHKTLDKNNKFSLSNYYENIKSEEHFNLKNTDKNFDDNYEYNNNRVQLNPPDHMEQNNNFLFQTKNKNFINEYNDTSQTNYENCQNSENNENYKNESSKQNSRKNSESFKTPNKESYQIMENVNGNILEGLNKDKNGNTNEDLKKLKREEEKKKVKNWKPEEQALLEEGLRVYKDLKNSPHKWEKVSQIVKTKNSDECLKRFLYCRFVIMKEKEKIEKEKTKEEKMENKIEENDELDQDIDSDDMDINNNINVKGKNILLKNVYMKNISLYKAVLLKFQLVCTRCCNTFDVTITSKDQPQLVCNCTNCSSNAIVEVYRNICFLGNSCICVLKFNQCSLMDLLSGDYSINCEGCGRKTLIKNVLSGKEICVNCQNCFIKLEFRYEEFAFDEAFTANDAAIKKIDDMINKLFTSKTNKKKIVTPQSNNLKIEKTKNVVKINNIEVKDGACKHYKKSHKLFKFPCCNKIFPCPTCHNLNSNHEYVLAKRVICGYCYREFDDDDVCICQKDKKTKKGGSFWEGGKGCRNAITLSKNDSKKYKLLNRQTVQKKKK